CCGGCAGTCGTAGCTGGTGGTGGTGGGCGCGCTGCCGAACTTCACGTACAGGTCGGCGTCACCCGAGCCGCCGGACATCTCGAACTTGATCGCGGTCGCGCCGGCCGGCGTGACGTAGCTGAAGTTCGTCGAGCTGCTCCGGGCGCCGGACAGGTTGCTCTGGGTGGCGAGCGTCGTGAACACCGGGGCGGGGGTCACGCCCACCGCGCTCCACGCCTCGTTGACGGAGGTGACGGCGGCCGAGCCGTAGAGGTCGGCGGCGGCCTTCGCCGTGGCGTTGCGCGCGTCCCCGAACGTGCTGCTCGGGGTCAGGTAGACGGTGTTGGCCCGGTAGAAGATGGCCGCGCCCTTCATGATGCTGCTGTAGGGGTTGGCATCGAGCGCCGGCACCACGTTGCTCGTCTTGCCGCGCGGGTGGCTGCCGCCGGACACCATCAGCTGGAAGGCCAGGTTGGCGATGCCCGAGTTCCAGTGCACGCCGCCGTTGTCCGAGGTGCCCGTGTAGCGGGTGGGGTAGTAGTCGTAGTCACCAGCGATGGCAGGGTCGTTCATGTAGCGGAGCGCGTCGCCCGGGGTGGCCGGGGTCCAGCACTCCTCGCCAATCTTCCAGGTGTTGCCGCTGACGGCTCCATCCCGGAAGGCCTCGATGGAGGCGCCGAAGATGTCGGACATGGCCTCGTTGAGGGCGCCCGACTCGTTCGAGTAGATGAGGTCCGACGAGTTGTCGGTGACGGCGTGGGTGAGCTCGTGGGCCACGACGTCGAGCACCGTCAGCGCGGAGGAGTCCACCCCGTTGCCGTCGCCGTACACCATCTGCGTCCCGTCCCAGTACGCGTTCACGTAGTCCCTGCTGTAGTGCACGGACGAGCTGAGGGTGGCGCCAGCGCCGTTGTAACTGTCACGCCCGAACATGCTGTAGTAGAAGTCGTACGTGAAGCCCGCGTTGTCGTGCGCCTGGTCCAGGACGGCGTCGCCCGAGGGCGCCTGTCCCTCGGAGCGCACCAGCGTGCCGGGCAGCGTCGTCCGGTTGCCCGCGGTGTAG
This Archangium lipolyticum DNA region includes the following protein-coding sequences:
- a CDS encoding M4 family metallopeptidase, with protein sequence MRIRRLVSILPFVLLGTACGVDTTDVDAQATPGTTDSGLSSVAGGRGLQQLKAQRPEFLRGAGELSFKRALVDMRGRSHERLTQSINGVSVFGTQAIIHFEEDGSIGSVTDRLARDIRVDTTPRLRADEATQLAISQVGGASTLVGEPKSDLQILPGSKGARLTWRVRLETVTARGEPSMPNLFIDAHTGELVQQFDNLQTSRNRRTYTAGNRTTLPGTLVRSEGQAPSGDAVLDQAHDNAGFTYDFYYSMFGRDSYNGAGATLSSSVHYSRDYVNAYWDGTQMVYGDGNGVDSSALTVLDVVAHELTHAVTDNSSDLIYSNESGALNEAMSDIFGASIEAFRDGAVSGNTWKIGEECWTPATPGDALRYMNDPAIAGDYDYYPTRYTGTSDNGGVHWNSGIANLAFQLMVSGGSHPRGKTSNVVPALDANPYSSIMKGAAIFYRANTVYLTPSSTFGDARNATAKAAADLYGSAAVTSVNEAWSAVGVTPAPVFTTLATQSNLSGARSSSTNFSYVTPAGATAIKFEMSGGSGDADLYVKFGSAPTTTSYDCRPYASGNNETCTFNPAKQGTYYVMIRGYSAYSGVTLKVSSAQ